The genomic DNA TAGAGCAGTGGATAAAGAAATAGGGTTACTGGTAAATTTCGCAGACTCTAGGATTGATGTCCGAAGGCTAGAGCAAGAAAAAGTTTGAGCCATTTCTCCAATTCTCCTTTTTCCCCATTTCTCCTTGTTTACACTTCTAATGTATAGCCCTGAACGGTTACCAGGTTGAATTATTACAAAGGATTAAAAATCAGTGTTTCATCCGTGTTTATCTGTGGCTGAATAATTACGCGTAGTTTCACTGGACATTGAACAAATGACTCCATTAACCCAACTTACTTGCTTCTATATCCTGGGCATAATAATTGGGAACTTCATCGATATTCCTCTTTTTATTATTTTTATCGGGATAACTATCACTTTTCTCCTCACTTCCATCTTCTTTATAAAAAAATTCCATTTCCCAACCAATATCTTTCTCCTTTTAAGCATAATATCGATAGGAGTATTGCTTCATGAGGGACATTCAAGATTTTTGTATTCTAACTCCCTGAATAAGTATGTTGGACATAAAGTAGTTTTAATTGGCGATGTTGCACAACCAGTAGAAATAACCGAAGATAGGATAAATTTAATTATCCATACAGAAAAAGTTATAACGGATAAGGTGCTAAAAGTCAATGGGCTTGTTTTAGTAAATATTAAAAAAGAAAAGAAATGTAAATTTGAGTATGGCGATAAAGTCCAATTCAGGGGTAAATTAAAATTGTCCACTGGACTGCGAAATCCTTGTGGATTTGATTACCAGAAATATTTAGCCCGAAAGAAAATACACATAGTTGTCTGGATTTATGAGCAGAAAGAGATTGTCAAATTAGGGCGAGGGAAATTTAATCCTATTTTTATGTTTGCCTACAAAATCAGAGATAAGGCAAGCAGTGTCATTTATAAAATTTTACCTGATAAACCGTTTGCCTGCGCCTCTCTTTTAGATGGTGTTTTATTAGGAAAACGCTCCCAGTTACCTGATGAAGTTGAAGGTTGGTTCAGGGATACAGGAACAATTCATATCTTAGCCATATCTGGTTTCAATGTGGGATTAATTGGATTAATATTCTTTTTTATTTTTCATCGGTTGATTTGTTTGCCAAAACGCACATCGTCAATTTTTACGCTCTTTGTGCTCATTATTTTTGCTATTGTGACCGGGGCAAGTCCCTCGGTTGTCCGCGCCGTGATTATGGCTGGAACAATCATCATTGGTTTAATTATCGACCGGGAAACAAATATTTACCATAACCTCGCTTTAGCGGCATTACTTGTTTTATTACATAATCCCTTGACATTATTTGACATAGGATTCCAATTGTCTTTTGTTGCAGTTTTTAGTTTATTCTATTTTACCCCTTTTATTGAGCCAAAATTATGGTTTCTGCCAAAATATTTAGCCAAACTTATCGCTACCTCTGTTGCCGTCCAGATTGGTCTATCTCCTATCCTTATATTTTATTTTAATAAACTATCATTAATCACTGTTTTAGCCAACATAATTGTTGTCCCGTTAGTCAGCATCATATTAATTCTTGGTCTGGCAATAGCCTTTATCGGAATGATATTCATTCCGCTGGCTAATTTGATTGGCATAGCTACTTCCTACATCATTACAAGTTTGTTGGTCTGTGTCTTTTTCTTTGCCCGGATACCCTATGCTTATATTTATCTTGCTACCCCAACCTTTTTCGATATTGGTAGTTATTACCTTATCTTATGGGCAATAACCAGGCATAAAAGGATTGGGACAACAAAGGTTATTATTGGGATTTTAATCTTAATTAACATATTTTTATGGACCGGCGGGGTAGTAAAAAACTCATCCAGGATAATGAAGGTTACATTTCTGGATGTAGGTCAAGGAGATGCGATTTTCCTGGAGTTTCCTGAAGGCAGTAATATGCTCATAGATGGAGGACCATCGGGATTTTTTGATGCAGGCGAAAGGATTATTTTACCTTTCCTCACAAGTAAAGGGATATTAAATTTAGATGTCGTCATTGTCAGTCATAATGACATTGACCATTATGGTGGCTTATTGTCGGTACTCAAGAATTTTAAAGTCAGAAAGTTTGTTCTGAGTAATGGCATTGAAAACCAGGAATTATCCCGGATAATTAAAGAAAAAGGCATTTGTCATAAAGTGGTTAAAAGAGGTGACAAAATTAGCGGTTATCCAGGAATAGAAATTTATATCCTGCATCCTTCGGACATTATGGCTGAAAGTTCAGATAATAATAATTCAGTAGTAGTAAAAATATTGTTCAATAAAATAAGTTTTTTGTTTGCAGGAGATATTGAAAAAGAAGCACAAAAAAAATTATTGCCTTTTAAAGAAATGCTTTCTGCAATGGTATTGAAAATACCTCATCATGGAAGCAGAAATGCTTATTACTCAGAATTTATCACGGAAGTCAATCCAGAAATAGGCATAATACAGGTAGGTAGAGATAATAGATTTAATTTTCCCCATAAAGAAGTTATAGCAGGTTATGAAAAAATAGGAACTAAAATTTATCAAACAGATATTCATGGGGCGGTAACTGTTAAGACCGATGGGGAAAAAATTTGGGTAAAAACAATATATTTCCAGTAACCGTTCAGGTGGTAACTTACCGCAGAGACGCAGAGGAACAGAGAAGACATAGAAATAAAGTAACTATTCAGCCACTGATTAACACGGATTAGCACGGATAAAAAATAAAATCAGTGTTTCATCTGTGTCCATCTGTGGCTGAATAGTTATCAATAAATTTTAATTTTCTTCTCTGCGTCTCTGTGTCTCTGCGGTGAACGGTTACCACTTATTAATCGAAATTTGGTAACCGTTCAGGCTATATATCAAAAGTGTAAGAAAGGGGATAAGGAGATAAGAGTGATATGGAGATAAGATAATAGAAATAGATTGAAATTTATAGAAATAGGTAGAAATTGATTGTGGAAAACAACAAATTTCCATAAATTTCTATTAGTTTCTATTAATTTCAATTTTTTTAATAATATCTCCCTATCTCCTTAATCTCCACATCTCCTTTTGTTACACCACCTGAACGCTTACCTTTTTTCTTACTGGGCTTTGCTAAACTTATTGTATAACCAACCACATACCCAGAGGGTAATAAACCCATTTACAAACCCGTAGGCAAGACCAATGAGACTGCCAGGCCAATTAACACAGTATCCAATGTAGAACTTGCCTAACAATTCAAGATGGTTACCTCCAGCAGGTGGCGGGGAGATAAGTAAAACCCAGATGGTGGCGATAAAAACTGTTAGTCCCCATACGATACCGCCTGCTAATCCTAAGGCTACTTTATTTA from bacterium includes the following:
- a CDS encoding DNA internalization-related competence protein ComEC/Rec2, whose amino-acid sequence is MFFIKKFHFPTNIFLLLSIISIGVLLHEGHSRFLYSNSLNKYVGHKVVLIGDVAQPVEITEDRINLIIHTEKVITDKVLKVNGLVLVNIKKEKKCKFEYGDKVQFRGKLKLSTGLRNPCGFDYQKYLARKKIHIVVWIYEQKEIVKLGRGKFNPIFMFAYKIRDKASSVIYKILPDKPFACASLLDGVLLGKRSQLPDEVEGWFRDTGTIHILAISGFNVGLIGLIFFFIFHRLICLPKRTSSIFTLFVLIIFAIVTGASPSVVRAVIMAGTIIIGLIIDRETNIYHNLALAALLVLLHNPLTLFDIGFQLSFVAVFSLFYFTPFIEPKLWFLPKYLAKLIATSVAVQIGLSPILIFYFNKLSLITVLANIIVVPLVSIILILGLAIAFIGMIFIPLANLIGIATSYIITSLLVCVFFFARIPYAYIYLATPTFFDIGSYYLILWAITRHKRIGTTKVIIGILILINIFLWTGGVVKNSSRIMKVTFLDVGQGDAIFLEFPEGSNMLIDGGPSGFFDAGERIILPFLTSKGILNLDVVIVSHNDIDHYGGLLSVLKNFKVRKFVLSNGIENQELSRIIKEKGICHKVVKRGDKISGYPGIEIYILHPSDIMAESSDNNNSVVVKILFNKISFLFAGDIEKEAQKKLLPFKEMLSAMVLKIPHHGSRNAYYSEFITEVNPEIGIIQVGRDNRFNFPHKEVIAGYEKIGTKIYQTDIHGAVTVKTDGEKIWVKTIYFQ